A DNA window from Haliovirga abyssi contains the following coding sequences:
- a CDS encoding permease encodes MIFLYILTLVAVLISFLINAKKTKKAVIMGVKKLWKITPAFIAIIIVVSIVLYLVPKEMIVHYLGGSNTYFGMILALIIGTITVLPGPIVYPLCGILLEQGVSYGVIAAFSVSLMLVGVLSFPVESAYFGKKFAVLRNLTSLFIAVVVALVFAFLNGRLS; translated from the coding sequence ATGATATTTTTATATATTTTGACTTTAGTTGCAGTGTTAATATCATTTTTAATTAATGCAAAGAAAACAAAGAAAGCTGTAATTATGGGAGTGAAAAAATTATGGAAAATAACTCCAGCATTTATTGCGATTATTATAGTGGTATCAATTGTTTTATATTTAGTACCAAAGGAAATGATCGTTCATTATCTTGGTGGATCAAATACATATTTTGGAATGATTTTGGCTTTAATAATTGGGACAATAACAGTTTTACCAGGTCCTATAGTATATCCTCTTTGTGGAATACTTCTTGAGCAAGGAGTGTCATATGGTGTTATTGCTGCATTTTCAGTTTCTCTTATGCTTGTAGGAGTATTATCGTTTCCGGTTGAAAGTGCTTATTTTGGTAAAAAATTTGCTGTTTTAAGAAATTTAACAAGTCTTTTTATTGCTGTTGTTGTAGCGTTGGTATTTGCATTTTTAAATGGGAGGTTATCATGA
- a CDS encoding permease gives MKKSKNNKIKKIIFALFFIFISFSYFIKFTPGVLVGKNFIDFALQMIEMLPPIFILVGLFDVWVKKETIEKHLGKDGGFKSYILVFILAAPMAGGLLAAFPIAYAIYKKGARLTVMLVFLGAVGIGRVPMVLFEASFLGIKFSAIRLIVSIPLVIITGVMLGRALEKREYKLPENNQN, from the coding sequence ATGAAAAAATCAAAAAATAATAAGATTAAAAAAATTATTTTTGCTCTGTTTTTTATTTTTATATCTTTTTCTTATTTTATAAAATTTACTCCAGGTGTTTTAGTAGGTAAAAATTTTATTGATTTTGCACTTCAAATGATTGAAATGTTACCACCGATATTTATATTAGTTGGGCTTTTTGATGTATGGGTAAAAAAAGAAACTATAGAAAAACATTTAGGTAAAGATGGTGGGTTTAAAAGCTATATTTTGGTTTTTATATTGGCAGCTCCAATGGCTGGAGGGCTTCTAGCAGCGTTTCCAATTGCATATGCTATCTATAAAAAAGGAGCAAGGCTTACAGTTATGCTTGTTTTTTTAGGTGCTGTTGGGATAGGACGTGTTCCTATGGTTCTTTTTGAAGCTTCATTTTTGGGAATAAAGTTTAGTGCTATTCGTTTAATTGTATCTATTCCTCTTGTAATTATTACAGGAGTTATGTTAGGAAGAGCATTGGAAAAAAGAGAATATAAATTACCTGAAAATAATCAAAATTAA
- a CDS encoding MBL fold metallo-hydrolase, with the protein MEVTVLMENLVYKQGLKSEHGLSFLLKSDDLKIIFDTGQTGDFICNAIALGENLKNVDYVVLSHGHYDHTGGLKRFLDINKTAKIIMKKEALEEKYSNSTGKIRPIGFELKDSYMNYDNEFIFVDGFYDINKNIRVIGDIKKYTDYEDDEKKLFIKKDEEFIKDSFKDELFLVEKNDNNKKIDIITGCSHNGIINIIKTAKYNFEDYKINSVIGGTHLKGKSSDRIEKTIKALEKLEINKIGVNHCTGIDSYTILKSKLGDNIFYAYTGLKINL; encoded by the coding sequence ATGGAAGTAACAGTTTTGATGGAAAACCTTGTATATAAACAAGGTTTAAAAAGTGAACATGGGTTATCTTTTTTATTAAAATCAGATGATTTGAAAATAATTTTTGATACAGGGCAAACAGGAGATTTTATATGTAACGCTATTGCATTAGGAGAAAATTTAAAAAATGTTGATTATGTAGTTTTAAGTCATGGTCATTATGATCATACAGGTGGATTAAAAAGATTTTTAGATATAAATAAAACTGCAAAAATAATTATGAAAAAAGAGGCGTTAGAAGAAAAATATTCGAATTCAACTGGGAAAATAAGACCAATAGGATTTGAATTAAAAGATAGTTATATGAATTATGATAATGAATTTATATTTGTAGATGGTTTTTATGATATTAATAAAAATATTAGAGTAATTGGAGATATAAAAAAATATACTGATTATGAAGATGATGAAAAAAAACTGTTTATAAAAAAAGATGAAGAATTTATAAAAGATAGTTTTAAAGATGAACTATTTTTAGTTGAAAAAAATGATAATAATAAAAAAATAGACATTATAACAGGATGTTCTCATAATGGGATTATAAATATTATAAAAACTGCAAAATATAATTTTGAGGATTATAAAATAAATTCAGTTATTGGAGGAACACATTTAAAAGGAAAATCAAGCGATAGAATAGAAAAAACTATAAAAGCATTAGAAAAATTAGAAATAAATAAAATTGGAGTTAATCATTGCACAGGTATTGATAGTTATACAATTTTAAAATCAAAATTAGGCGATAATATTTTTTACGCATATACAGGATTAAAAATAAATTTATAG
- a CDS encoding iron-sulfur cluster carrier protein MrpORP, with protein sequence MAEQQVNNDQAMQDMRLKANVEKIKHKIVVMSGKGGVGKSTVATNIAYGLALEGKKVGLLDADVHGPNIPLMLGIEGKKIANLAEPYQVHENLKVVSLSFYVGSSDDPIIWRGPAKTGAIKQLLADVNWGDLDYMVVDLPPGTGDEPLTIAQNIGKVDGTVIVTTPQNVALLDSRKSVKFSKLLNMPILGIVENMSGFICPHCGERVDIFKSGGGEAAAKELGVNFLGKIPMDPAIVEAGDSGKPFIYFNNGGIAAGIFTGIVDELITKSEGKTTEKKEEEKTGNSGGEKIMRIAFPTNDRVNVEEHFGHCKEFAIFEVEAGKILKTEFITPPPHEPGVLPKFLHEEKVNIIITGGMGQRAVDIFHSNEIDVILGASGSMEDVLNEYLGGDLYSKGSACNHDHDDDHECNH encoded by the coding sequence ATGGCAGAACAACAAGTAAATAATGATCAAGCAATGCAAGATATGAGATTAAAAGCAAATGTAGAAAAAATCAAACATAAAATTGTGGTAATGAGTGGAAAAGGTGGAGTTGGAAAATCTACTGTTGCTACAAATATAGCTTATGGATTAGCATTAGAAGGGAAAAAAGTTGGGCTTTTAGATGCAGATGTACATGGACCAAATATTCCATTAATGTTAGGTATTGAAGGAAAAAAGATTGCTAATTTAGCAGAGCCATATCAAGTACATGAAAATTTAAAAGTTGTTTCTTTGAGCTTTTATGTGGGAAGTTCTGATGATCCGATTATTTGGAGAGGTCCTGCAAAAACAGGAGCAATAAAACAACTTTTAGCTGATGTAAATTGGGGCGACTTAGATTATATGGTAGTTGATTTGCCACCAGGAACAGGAGATGAACCATTAACAATAGCTCAAAATATTGGAAAAGTAGATGGAACTGTAATAGTAACAACACCACAAAATGTAGCATTACTTGATTCAAGAAAGTCAGTGAAATTTTCAAAATTATTAAATATGCCTATACTTGGTATAGTAGAAAATATGAGCGGATTTATTTGCCCTCATTGTGGAGAAAGAGTAGATATATTTAAATCTGGTGGAGGAGAAGCTGCTGCAAAAGAGTTAGGTGTGAATTTCTTAGGGAAAATACCAATGGATCCAGCTATTGTTGAAGCAGGAGATAGTGGGAAACCGTTTATCTATTTTAATAACGGAGGAATTGCAGCTGGTATATTTACAGGAATTGTAGATGAATTAATAACTAAATCTGAAGGAAAAACAACTGAAAAGAAAGAAGAAGAAAAAACAGGAAATAGTGGAGGAGAAAAAATTATGAGAATAGCATTTCCAACAAATGATAGAGTTAATGTAGAAGAACATTTTGGACATTGTAAAGAGTTTGCTATATTTGAGGTAGAAGCTGGGAAAATATTAAAAACTGAATTTATAACACCACCACCACACGAACCTGGAGTGCTACCTAAATTTTTACATGAAGAGAAAGTTAATATAATAATTACTGGAGGAATGGGTCAAAGGGCTGTAGATATATTTCATTCTAATGAGATTGATGTTATATTGGGAGCAAGTGGAAGTATGGAAGATGTGTTAAATGAATATTTAGGCGGAGATCTATATTCTAAAGGATCGGCATGTAATCATGATCATGATGATGACCACGAATGTAATCACTAA
- a CDS encoding DUF5320 domain-containing protein: MRGNRRGPLNEGPMTGRGLGLCSGSETTGYVKEGGRLGLGLGRRNGAGMVGGFGRRGGNVGAGRGFGFRGRGYGYENYSAPAINETEYLKEEEKVLRANLDAISKRLEELEKNSK; the protein is encoded by the coding sequence ATGAGAGGAAACAGAAGAGGACCATTAAATGAAGGTCCAATGACAGGAAGAGGATTAGGATTATGTAGCGGGAGTGAAACTACTGGATATGTAAAAGAAGGCGGTAGATTGGGATTAGGATTAGGTAGAAGAAATGGAGCAGGAATGGTTGGAGGCTTTGGAAGAAGAGGCGGAAACGTTGGAGCAGGAAGAGGCTTTGGATTTAGAGGCAGAGGATATGGATATGAAAATTATTCTGCACCTGCTATTAATGAAACAGAATATTTAAAAGAAGAAGAAAAAGTTTTAAGAGCAAACTTAGATGCTATTTCTAAAAGATTGGAAGAATTAGAAAAAAATAGTAAATAA
- a CDS encoding damage-control phosphatase ARMT1 family protein: MKTYVECIPCIINQGIKIGRRLDIKDEKIEEMVRELMDHLKGENFNKTPAELAKYSYKIINKYMMTNDPYKEIKKYYNESMLKLVPEIKNIINNSGNRFEIAMKIAVLGNIIDFGSKHKFSENDIIKKVRDIGNSYFAIDDSKKLYDKLRVSKTLLYIGDNCGEIVFDKIFIEYIKFSFPNLKIYYGVRGEPVINDVTIVDAKDVNMEEVAEVIDNGDNSPGTVLNNISGKFKDLLFNSDLVISKGQGNYETLNEINRDDVFLLFMAKCDVVSKELGVKNMSFICKKIDNI, translated from the coding sequence ATGAAAACATATGTAGAATGTATTCCGTGTATAATTAATCAAGGTATAAAAATAGGTAGAAGATTAGATATTAAAGATGAAAAAATAGAAGAGATGGTAAGAGAATTAATGGACCATTTAAAAGGAGAAAATTTTAATAAAACTCCGGCAGAATTAGCAAAATATTCATATAAGATAATAAACAAGTATATGATGACAAATGACCCATATAAAGAGATAAAAAAATATTATAATGAAAGTATGTTAAAATTAGTTCCAGAAATAAAAAATATAATTAATAACTCTGGTAATAGATTTGAAATAGCTATGAAAATAGCTGTACTAGGAAATATAATAGATTTTGGTTCAAAGCATAAATTTTCTGAAAATGATATAATAAAAAAAGTTAGAGATATAGGAAATAGCTATTTTGCGATTGATGATAGTAAAAAGTTATATGATAAATTAAGAGTATCAAAAACTTTACTATATATTGGAGATAACTGTGGAGAAATAGTTTTTGATAAAATATTTATCGAATATATAAAATTTTCTTTTCCTAATTTAAAAATTTATTATGGAGTAAGAGGTGAACCTGTAATTAATGATGTTACTATAGTAGATGCAAAAGATGTAAATATGGAAGAAGTAGCAGAAGTTATAGACAATGGAGATAATTCTCCAGGAACAGTATTAAATAATATATCTGGAAAATTTAAAGATTTATTATTTAATTCAGATTTAGTAATTTCAAAAGGACAAGGCAATTATGAAACTTTAAATGAAATTAATAGAGATGATGTTTTTCTATTATTTATGGCAAAATGTGATGTTGTGTCAAAAGAATTAGGGGTAAAGAATATGAGCTTTATTTGTAAAAAAATAGATAATATTTAA
- a CDS encoding NifB/NifX family molybdenum-iron cluster-binding protein: MRIAITAKGEGLKSMVDDRFGRCENFVIFDTETKETTTVDNDAKNESGGAGGKAVRILSLNKVDVVIAPELGPKATEGLKAFEIKAYKKGNSATVEEAINNYNENKLEEIKFSTVEEHSGLRKA; encoded by the coding sequence ATGAGAATAGCAATAACAGCAAAAGGTGAAGGATTAAAATCAATGGTAGATGACAGATTTGGAAGATGTGAGAATTTTGTAATATTTGATACAGAAACAAAAGAAACAACTACAGTAGATAACGATGCAAAAAATGAAAGTGGAGGAGCAGGAGGAAAAGCTGTAAGAATTTTATCTTTAAATAAGGTGGATGTAGTTATAGCTCCTGAATTGGGACCAAAAGCAACTGAAGGATTAAAAGCTTTTGAAATAAAAGCCTATAAAAAAGGAAATAGTGCTACAGTAGAGGAAGCTATTAATAATTATAATGAAAATAAACTTGAAGAAATTAAATTTTCTACAGTAGAAGAACATAGTGGACTTAGAAAAGCTTAA
- a CDS encoding ATP-binding protein, whose protein sequence is MRIAVLSGKGGTGKTTISTNLSINIENSMLIDTDVEEPNSHIFLKPNITETKSVKVEYPVVDNEKCTLCGKCGDFCNFNAIIPAKNTVLVFQESCHSCGGCKMVCPTGAITYSKREIGKIYEGDTKFGIKMKYGELNLGEMSGVKIIEELKEITKNEDIVIIDSPPGTSCSTVAAVEDVDYAIVVTEPTPFGVSDMKMVVEMLREMKIPFSVFINKAGLGDNEVYEYCEDEKIKIIGEVLFDKKIAEYYSEGIPFSTKIPKYKKLFNDIFEEIYMEFRK, encoded by the coding sequence ATGAGAATAGCTGTTTTAAGTGGAAAAGGTGGAACAGGGAAAACAACAATATCTACTAATTTATCTATAAATATAGAAAATTCTATGTTGATTGATACTGATGTAGAGGAACCAAATTCACATATTTTTTTGAAACCAAATATAACTGAAACAAAAAGTGTGAAAGTTGAGTACCCTGTTGTAGATAATGAAAAATGTACTTTATGTGGAAAATGTGGAGATTTTTGTAATTTTAATGCAATAATACCAGCTAAAAATACAGTTTTAGTATTTCAAGAGAGTTGTCATTCATGTGGTGGATGCAAAATGGTTTGTCCAACTGGGGCGATAACATATTCTAAAAGAGAAATTGGTAAAATATATGAAGGCGATACTAAATTTGGTATTAAGATGAAATATGGAGAGCTAAATTTAGGTGAAATGTCAGGTGTAAAAATTATAGAAGAATTAAAAGAGATTACTAAAAATGAAGATATTGTAATAATTGATTCTCCACCTGGTACTTCTTGTTCAACTGTTGCTGCAGTAGAAGATGTTGATTATGCAATAGTGGTTACAGAGCCTACTCCTTTTGGTGTAAGTGATATGAAAATGGTAGTAGAAATGTTAAGAGAAATGAAAATTCCATTTAGTGTATTTATTAATAAAGCTGGTTTAGGTGATAATGAAGTTTATGAATATTGTGAAGATGAAAAAATTAAAATTATAGGCGAGGTACTTTTTGATAAGAAAATTGCTGAATATTATTCTGAAGGGATTCCGTTTTCAACAAAAATTCCTAAATATAAGAAGTTGTTTAATGATATTTTTGAAGAAATTTATATGGAATTTAGAAAATAA
- a CDS encoding DnaJ domain-containing protein gives MDIYKKYLEAIKILELPLKFNLKILKKRYKDMIKMYHPDLNNDEEMELKIHEIKEAYEILLSYFENYKLNFEKDNFKLSPKELYEKKLMNDWKI, from the coding sequence ATGGATATTTATAAAAAATATTTAGAAGCTATAAAAATACTTGAATTACCTTTGAAGTTTAATTTGAAAATTTTAAAGAAAAGATATAAAGATATGATTAAAATGTATCATCCTGATTTGAATAATGATGAAGAGATGGAATTGAAAATTCATGAAATAAAAGAAGCTTATGAAATTCTTTTGAGTTATTTTGAAAATTATAAATTAAATTTTGAAAAAGATAATTTTAAACTTTCTCCAAAAGAATTATATGAGAAAAAATTAATGAATGATTGGAAAATTTAA
- a CDS encoding ATP-binding protein translates to MDINEIVIISGKGGTGKTTLTASLIPYFEELVVGDCDVDAPDLKILFEGDNITKEGFVGTKKAIINEEKCIKCGKCYRACTFGAITKEIKMNTPKCEGCGVCEYVCPVGAIELKDAVVGNLFVSNTNYGKMVHARLIPGEETSGKLVSAVRKRAKKIALEENKKNIIIDGAPGVACNVISSITGAKKVVIVTEPTFSGLHDLERVYEVTQKFRLPVLVVINKYDLSIEMSNKIEEFCKEKNIELGLKIPFNKKMVKAIVDKKIPSLAEKEFFDSFGFGEFIEKLKK, encoded by the coding sequence ATGGATATTAATGAAATAGTTATAATTTCAGGAAAAGGTGGGACAGGAAAGACAACATTAACAGCATCGTTAATACCTTATTTTGAAGAGTTAGTTGTTGGAGATTGTGATGTTGACGCTCCTGATTTAAAAATTCTTTTTGAAGGTGATAATATTACTAAAGAAGGATTTGTAGGTACTAAAAAAGCTATTATTAATGAAGAAAAATGTATAAAATGTGGAAAATGTTATAGAGCTTGTACTTTTGGAGCAATAACAAAAGAGATAAAAATGAACACTCCTAAATGTGAAGGTTGTGGAGTTTGTGAATATGTTTGCCCAGTTGGAGCAATAGAATTAAAAGATGCTGTAGTAGGGAATTTGTTTGTTTCGAATACCAATTATGGAAAAATGGTTCATGCGAGATTAATACCTGGAGAGGAAACATCGGGAAAATTAGTTTCTGCAGTTAGAAAAAGAGCTAAAAAAATAGCTTTAGAAGAAAATAAAAAAAATATTATAATAGATGGAGCTCCTGGTGTGGCTTGTAACGTAATTTCATCAATAACAGGAGCAAAAAAAGTAGTAATTGTAACTGAACCAACTTTTTCAGGATTGCATGATTTAGAAAGAGTATATGAAGTGACTCAAAAATTTAGATTGCCAGTTTTAGTTGTTATTAATAAGTATGATCTGTCTATAGAAATGAGTAATAAAATAGAAGAATTTTGTAAAGAAAAGAATATAGAGTTAGGATTAAAAATACCTTTTAATAAAAAAATGGTAAAAGCGATTGTAGATAAAAAAATTCCTTCATTAGCTGAAAAAGAATTTTTTGACAGTTTCGGATTTGGAGAGTTTATTGAGAAGTTGAAAAAATAG
- a CDS encoding DUF362 domain-containing protein, with translation MPWIKTNECKGCAKCISVCPVNAISMIDSKAVIDQKKCINCGACLTVCPFDIIRPNSENPELKGLGNGRGGGRGRTGGGLGGQGSGLGNGGGRGMGRGR, from the coding sequence ATGCCTTGGATAAAAACAAATGAATGTAAAGGATGTGCTAAATGCATATCAGTATGTCCAGTTAATGCAATTTCAATGATAGATTCAAAAGCTGTAATAGATCAAAAAAAATGTATTAATTGTGGTGCTTGTTTAACTGTGTGCCCATTTGATATTATTAGACCAAATTCTGAAAATCCTGAATTGAAAGGTTTAGGAAATGGAAGAGGAGGCGGTCGTGGAAGAACTGGTGGCGGATTAGGCGGACAGGGTTCTGGACTTGGAAACGGCGGCGGAAGAGGTATGGGACGTGGCAGATAA
- a CDS encoding MFS transporter, with translation MADKKSIRLTYISFGWHSFFLALTMSMIDFNTVFPSLISELSKSKLIFGALYAILLGAPNIFNMIFSHHMRKHHYKKKYLLLGIYMRGFSFLGMSLSVIFFAKSNPMLAITLFFLWIFIFSASAGFAGIAYSNLIAKLLSTHERGQFYATKQFVGSTASIIGGIVIGKIFKNSGFAYPYNYGIALFIGFAGLVIASLGFYAIKEPSSEIETDDYNFLEFLKQVPEILRNNRKFLNFIIVENISSFSLMILPFYMVFAKDKLGVGKNYIGKYLMFQISGMVISNLIWGYFIKRKGTKKMTGDCIIIGAILPILAIILSNFGANIYSFLFFIIGFVMSGRRITFEPYLLDIIPSNRRVTFLGIRGTLNILMIILPLIGATVIKFFGYYTAFLIVSGVMFFAYYLLRKEN, from the coding sequence GTGGCAGATAAAAAATCAATTAGATTAACTTATATTAGCTTTGGATGGCATAGTTTTTTTCTTGCGCTTACTATGTCAATGATAGATTTTAATACTGTTTTTCCATCATTGATTTCAGAATTATCTAAATCAAAACTTATATTTGGAGCATTATATGCAATTTTGCTAGGTGCTCCAAATATTTTCAATATGATTTTTAGTCATCATATGAGAAAACATCATTATAAAAAGAAATATTTGCTTTTAGGAATTTATATGAGAGGATTTTCCTTTTTAGGGATGTCTTTATCAGTAATATTTTTTGCGAAAAGTAATCCAATGTTAGCTATTACTCTTTTTTTCTTGTGGATATTTATATTTTCAGCAAGTGCAGGATTTGCAGGAATAGCTTATTCTAATTTAATAGCAAAACTATTATCTACGCATGAAAGAGGTCAATTTTATGCAACAAAACAATTTGTAGGAAGTACAGCAAGTATTATTGGTGGAATAGTTATAGGAAAAATATTTAAAAATAGTGGTTTTGCGTATCCTTATAATTATGGGATAGCTTTATTCATAGGATTTGCGGGATTAGTAATTGCTTCTTTGGGGTTTTATGCTATAAAAGAACCGTCTTCAGAAATTGAAACAGATGATTATAATTTTTTAGAATTTTTAAAGCAAGTACCAGAGATTTTAAGAAATAATAGAAAATTTTTAAATTTTATTATAGTAGAAAATATAAGTAGTTTCTCTTTGATGATATTACCATTTTATATGGTATTTGCTAAAGATAAATTAGGAGTTGGAAAAAATTATATAGGAAAATATTTAATGTTTCAAATTTCAGGAATGGTAATTTCAAATTTGATTTGGGGATATTTCATTAAAAGAAAAGGTACAAAAAAGATGACTGGAGATTGTATTATTATAGGAGCAATATTACCAATTTTAGCAATTATATTATCAAATTTTGGAGCAAATATTTATTCATTTTTATTTTTCATAATAGGTTTCGTAATGAGTGGAAGAAGAATAACTTTTGAGCCATATTTATTAGATATAATTCCTTCAAATAGAAGAGTTACATTTTTAGGAATTAGAGGAACATTAAATATTTTAATGATAATATTACCTTTAATTGGAGCAACTGTAATAAAATTCTTTGGATATTATACAGCATTTTTAATAGTATCTGGAGTTATGTTTTTTGCATATTATTTATTGAGAAAGGAGAATTAA
- a CDS encoding NifB/NifX family molybdenum-iron cluster-binding protein, whose product MNELIIACATNNGEEFVNDHFGSANYFDIYKMSKESIEKIDRVDNTSEEEKEDDGIHGDPNKAKGISGILKKKDVQVVVGYKMGPNIIRMKKKFVPVIVRNINIKNSLEIVKNNFDKIVEELNNGENRKHIVLE is encoded by the coding sequence ATGAATGAATTAATAATAGCGTGTGCTACAAATAATGGAGAAGAATTTGTAAATGATCATTTTGGTAGTGCAAATTATTTTGATATTTATAAAATGTCAAAAGAGAGCATTGAAAAAATAGATAGAGTAGATAATACAAGTGAAGAGGAAAAAGAGGATGATGGAATACATGGAGATCCAAATAAAGCCAAAGGAATATCTGGAATATTAAAAAAGAAAGATGTTCAAGTTGTAGTTGGTTATAAAATGGGACCAAATATCATTAGAATGAAGAAAAAATTTGTGCCTGTGATCGTTAGAAATATAAATATAAAAAATAGTTTAGAAATTGTAAAAAATAATTTTGATAAAATAGTTGAAGAATTAAATAATGGTGAAAATAGAAAACATATAGTATTAGAATAG